From one Cyanobacterium stanieri PCC 7202 genomic stretch:
- a CDS encoding folate/biopterin transporter (PFAM: BT1 family~TIGRFAM: folate/biopterin transporter~InterPro IPR004324~KEGG: cyc:PCC7424_0448 folate/biopterin transporter~PFAM: biopterin transport-related protein BT1~SPTR: Folate/biopterin transporter;~TIGRFAM: folate/biopterin transporter), with the protein MFINIYQPKKVKKFVEDKVLFGNELTPELAAILTVYFVQGILGLARLAVSFFLKDELMLSPAQVSAMMGVAAIPWVTKPIIGFFSDSKPLFSYRRRSYLILSGFLGAIAWLSLATIVSNAWGATIAILMTSLSVAMSDVIVDSVVVERARNESLETAGSLQSVTWGCSALGGIITAYFSGLLLEYFSASQVFMVTACFPLIVVGVAWLIIEKPITEEEETPTAWGQTKQLWNTLKQKTILAPVIFIALWQSTPSADSAFFFFTTNELGFQAEFLGRVRLVTSVASLIGVFCYQKWLKQISFRVMLGWSVVLSSLLGMTSLILVTHFNRTLGIDDHWFSLGDSLVLTVMGQIAFMPVLVLSARLCPEGIEASFFALLMSIWNFAGLISHELGALLTDWLGVTETDFSNLALLLLITNLSSLLPLFLINFLPNHDPQDVPSVNLPISEVYEHHSPGAIASNDMMPEVVYSASRRGKSK; encoded by the coding sequence ATGTTTATTAATATTTATCAACCAAAGAAGGTGAAAAAGTTTGTTGAGGATAAAGTTTTATTCGGCAACGAACTTACACCCGAATTGGCAGCTATCTTAACAGTATATTTTGTTCAAGGTATTTTGGGCTTGGCAAGGTTGGCGGTGAGTTTTTTCCTTAAGGATGAATTGATGCTATCCCCTGCCCAAGTTTCCGCAATGATGGGGGTGGCGGCTATTCCCTGGGTTACCAAACCTATTATTGGTTTTTTTAGTGACTCCAAACCGCTTTTTTCCTATCGTCGTCGTAGTTATCTGATTTTATCGGGTTTTTTAGGGGCGATCGCTTGGCTAAGTTTAGCTACTATTGTCAGTAATGCTTGGGGCGCTACCATTGCTATTTTAATGACTTCCCTATCCGTTGCCATGAGTGATGTAATTGTGGATTCCGTGGTGGTAGAGAGGGCAAGAAACGAGTCTTTGGAAACCGCAGGTTCATTACAATCTGTAACTTGGGGGTGTTCAGCATTGGGGGGTATTATCACCGCCTATTTTAGTGGTTTGTTGTTGGAATATTTCAGTGCGTCTCAGGTGTTTATGGTAACAGCTTGTTTCCCGTTGATTGTGGTGGGGGTAGCATGGTTAATTATCGAAAAACCTATCACCGAAGAGGAAGAAACCCCCACGGCTTGGGGGCAAACCAAACAATTATGGAATACCCTCAAACAAAAAACTATCCTCGCCCCTGTGATTTTTATTGCCCTTTGGCAAAGTACCCCTAGCGCGGATTCTGCCTTTTTCTTTTTCACCACCAATGAGTTAGGATTTCAGGCGGAATTTTTGGGGCGGGTACGTCTTGTTACCAGTGTGGCTTCTTTGATTGGGGTGTTTTGTTATCAAAAATGGCTCAAGCAGATTTCTTTCCGAGTGATGCTGGGTTGGAGTGTGGTGTTGTCTTCTTTGTTGGGGATGACGAGTTTGATTTTAGTTACCCATTTTAACCGCACGTTGGGCATTGATGATCATTGGTTTAGTTTGGGGGATAGTCTGGTGTTGACTGTCATGGGGCAAATTGCTTTTATGCCTGTATTGGTATTGTCTGCCCGTCTTTGCCCTGAAGGTATCGAAGCGAGTTTCTTTGCTTTGTTGATGTCTATCTGGAATTTTGCGGGGTTAATTTCCCATGAGTTGGGCGCTTTGTTAACGGATTGGTTGGGGGTGACGGAAACTGATTTTTCTAATCTGGCTTTGTTGTTATTGATTACTAATTTATCTAGTTTGTTACCTCTATTCTTGATCAATTTTTTACCTAATCATGATCCGCAGGATGTACCTTCTGTTAATCTTCCTATATCGGAGGTTTATGAGCATCATTCCCCAGGGGCGATCGCCTCTAATGATATGATGCCTGAAGTGGTATATTCTGCCAGTCGTCGTGGTAAAAGTAAATAA
- a CDS encoding catalase/peroxidase HPI (PFAM: Peroxidase~TIGRFAM: catalase/peroxidase HPI~COGs: COG0376 Catalase (peroxidase I)~InterPro IPR000763:IPR002016:IPR019794~KEGG: syp:SYNPCC7002_A2422 catalase/peroxidase HPI~PFAM: Haem peroxidase~SPTR: Catalase-peroxidase;~TIGRFAM: catalase/peroxidase HPI~manually curated), producing the protein MTSGKCPVMHGAMTTNDMSQMEWWPKSLNLDILSQHDGKTNPLGADFNYQEAVKNLDVNALKQDLHALMKDSQDWWPADWGHYGGLMIRLTWHAAGTYRIADGRGGAGTGNQRFAPINSWPDNTNLDKARRLLWPVKKKYGNNLSWADLITYAGTIAYESMGLKTFGFAFGREDIWHPEKDIYWGSEKEWLAPSDNPHSRYSGERNLENPLAAVMMGLIYVNPEGVDGNPDPLKTAHDVRVTFARMAMDDEETVALTAGGHTVGKCHGNGDQKLLGAEPEGADLEDQGLGWMNKTQRGIGRDTVTSGIEGAWTTYPTQWDNGYFHMLLNYDWELKKSPAGAWQWEPINPKEEDKPVDVEDPSIRRNLVMTDADMAMKMDPEYRKISEKFYQNPEYFADVFARAWFKLTHRDMGPKARYIGPDVPQEDLIWQDPIPAGNSDYDVQSVKDKIANSGLTISEMVCTAWDSARTFRGSDKRGGANGARIRLSPQKDWLGNEPERLEKVLPILEAIASDTGASVADVIVLAGNVGIEKAIKAAGFDIPVPFSPGRGDATEEMTDGESFEPLEPVHDGYRNWLKKDYAVSAEELMLDRTQLMGLTAPEMTVLVGGMRVLGTNYGGTKHGVFTDREGALTNDFFVNLTDMRYLWKPAGNNLYELCDRATKEVKWTATRVDVVFGSNSILRAYAEFYAQDDSQEKFVQDFVKAWTKVMNADRFDLG; encoded by the coding sequence ATGACCAGTGGAAAATGCCCAGTCATGCACGGAGCCATGACAACCAATGATATGTCGCAGATGGAATGGTGGCCAAAATCACTCAACCTCGATATATTAAGTCAACACGATGGCAAAACCAACCCCCTAGGGGCGGACTTCAACTATCAAGAAGCCGTTAAAAATCTTGATGTAAATGCCCTCAAACAAGACTTACACGCCCTGATGAAAGATAGCCAAGACTGGTGGCCCGCCGATTGGGGACACTATGGTGGTTTGATGATTCGCCTCACCTGGCACGCCGCAGGAACTTACCGCATTGCCGATGGTCGGGGGGGTGCAGGTACAGGAAATCAACGTTTTGCACCTATCAACTCTTGGCCAGATAATACCAATCTCGATAAAGCCCGTCGTTTGCTATGGCCAGTCAAGAAAAAATACGGCAATAATTTAAGTTGGGCAGATTTAATTACCTATGCAGGTACCATCGCCTATGAATCCATGGGCTTAAAAACCTTTGGTTTTGCCTTTGGGCGCGAAGACATCTGGCACCCTGAAAAAGATATTTACTGGGGTTCTGAGAAAGAATGGTTAGCACCTAGTGATAATCCCCACAGTCGTTATTCTGGAGAAAGAAACCTCGAAAATCCTTTGGCGGCGGTGATGATGGGTTTAATCTACGTCAATCCTGAAGGGGTGGATGGTAATCCTGATCCTCTCAAAACAGCCCATGATGTCCGTGTTACCTTTGCCCGTATGGCGATGGATGACGAGGAAACCGTTGCCCTGACAGCAGGGGGTCATACGGTGGGTAAATGCCATGGTAACGGCGATCAAAAGTTATTAGGTGCTGAACCCGAGGGCGCTGATTTGGAAGATCAAGGTTTGGGATGGATGAACAAAACTCAGCGGGGCATTGGTCGTGATACTGTCACCAGTGGCATTGAAGGGGCTTGGACCACTTACCCCACCCAATGGGATAACGGTTATTTTCATATGCTTCTCAATTATGATTGGGAACTGAAGAAAAGCCCTGCGGGGGCGTGGCAGTGGGAACCAATTAATCCCAAGGAGGAAGATAAACCCGTGGATGTGGAAGATCCTTCCATTCGTCGTAATTTGGTGATGACGGATGCGGATATGGCGATGAAGATGGATCCTGAGTATCGCAAAATTTCGGAGAAGTTTTACCAAAATCCTGAATATTTCGCCGATGTGTTTGCCCGTGCTTGGTTTAAACTTACCCACCGAGATATGGGACCTAAAGCCCGTTATATTGGGCCTGATGTACCCCAAGAGGATCTTATCTGGCAAGATCCTATCCCTGCAGGAAATAGCGATTATGATGTGCAATCGGTGAAGGACAAAATCGCTAACAGTGGTTTAACTATCAGTGAGATGGTATGTACTGCTTGGGATAGTGCCAGAACTTTTCGGGGTTCGGATAAGCGTGGTGGTGCTAATGGGGCGCGTATTCGTCTATCTCCCCAGAAGGATTGGCTGGGTAATGAGCCTGAACGGTTGGAGAAGGTCTTACCTATCCTGGAGGCGATCGCCTCTGATACGGGGGCAAGTGTGGCGGATGTGATTGTTTTGGCTGGTAATGTGGGCATTGAAAAGGCTATTAAGGCGGCAGGGTTTGATATTCCTGTTCCCTTTTCCCCTGGGCGTGGAGATGCCACCGAGGAAATGACGGACGGGGAATCCTTTGAACCCCTCGAGCCTGTCCATGATGGTTATCGTAATTGGCTCAAGAAAGATTATGCGGTTAGTGCGGAAGAATTAATGCTCGATCGCACCCAATTGATGGGATTAACCGCTCCTGAGATGACCGTATTAGTAGGTGGTATGCGTGTTTTGGGTACTAACTATGGCGGTACTAAGCACGGGGTATTTACTGACCGTGAGGGGGCATTGACTAATGATTTCTTTGTTAATCTCACGGATATGAGGTATCTTTGGAAACCTGCGGGTAATAATCTATATGAACTGTGCGATCGCGCTACCAAGGAGGTTAAGTGGACAGCCACCCGAGTGGATGTGGTTTTTGGTTCTAATTCCATTCTCCGTGCCTATGCGGAATTTTATGCCCAAGATGACAGTCAAGAGAAGTTTGTTCAAGATTTTGTCAAGGCTTGGACTAAGGTTATGAATGCTGATCGTTTTGATTTGGGGTGA
- a CDS encoding phosphatidate cytidylyltransferase (PFAM: Cytidylyltransferase family~COGs: COG0170 Dolichol kinase~InterPro IPR000374~KEGG: cyt:cce_2063 putative phosphatidate cytidylyltransferase~PFAM: phosphatidate cytidylyltransferase~SPTR: Phosphatidate cytidylyltransferase) produces MIPIFSQTLSITLVGFYLGILIVISETLRRYYQADSEITRKIVHIGAGQVILLAWWLNIPSYLILWASFGASMVAIISYFLPILPSVNGVGRKSLGTLFYALSIGILTFLFWDKSLPQFTAIGILVMTWGDASAALVGQRWGKHKYLFLGSKKSWEGSGTMMVVSAIVVLSILSFVYPWHNYLLIIALSTAIIATFLETFSIVGIDNVTVPVFSAIFCYYLLQLFS; encoded by the coding sequence ATGATTCCAATTTTTTCGCAAACTCTATCCATAACCTTAGTGGGTTTCTATCTAGGAATCCTCATCGTCATCTCAGAAACCCTACGGCGTTACTACCAAGCTGATTCGGAAATCACTAGAAAAATTGTTCACATCGGGGCAGGTCAAGTTATCCTATTAGCATGGTGGTTAAATATCCCTAGCTATCTGATTTTATGGGCATCTTTTGGGGCGAGTATGGTAGCAATTATTTCTTATTTTTTACCAATTTTGCCTAGTGTTAATGGTGTGGGAAGAAAAAGTTTAGGCACTTTATTTTATGCTTTAAGTATTGGTATTTTAACCTTTTTATTTTGGGATAAATCTTTGCCCCAGTTTACTGCCATTGGCATCTTAGTTATGACTTGGGGTGATGCTTCGGCGGCACTGGTAGGACAAAGATGGGGTAAACATAAGTATCTGTTTTTGGGTAGTAAAAAAAGCTGGGAAGGTTCAGGTACTATGATGGTAGTAAGTGCGATCGTTGTTTTATCTATTTTATCTTTCGTTTATCCTTGGCATAATTATTTACTTATCATCGCCTTGTCAACTGCTATTATTGCCACTTTTTTAGAAACTTTTTCCATTGTAGGTATTGATAATGTAACAGTACCAGTATTTAGTGCCATCTTTTGTTATTACCTATTGCAATTATTCAGTTAA
- a CDS encoding inorganic carbon transporter (PFAM: O-Antigen ligase~TIGRFAM: putative bicarbonate transporter, IctB family~COGs: COG3307 Lipid A core - O-antigen ligase~InterPro IPR006007:IPR007016~KEGG: syp:SYNPCC7002_A0690 bicarbonate transporter, ICT family protein~PFAM: O-antigen polymerase~SPTR: O-antigen polymerase;~TIGRFAM: inorganic carbon transporter), protein MNTSVSNPLSLWRKTSLIGKSVGLLSNWYPTSYLLQYSEAIASILIGILIVLAPFSSTTMMGIILVAISGFWILLTLAEVKTNQITAIHLWIFFYWLASIVSTAFSPLKTASLSGLIKFSLYLVFFALCARVLSHKKFLQWITTTYLLVSLVVSGYGIRQQFIGVTPLATWTDPTSPNAEVTRVYSYLGNPNLLGGYLLPAVALGLGALILWKTKAQKALAVVIVVTNVACIYFTGSRGAWLALIALGFTFLVALNYWWGEYLSPFWRKWLVPIIVGAFSLFVITALIVVEPLRLRILSMFSWRGDSSNNFRINVWYAVFQMMRDYPITGIGLGNQVFNQIYPLYMRTNFTALSSYSIFLEIPLETGIIGISLFMGILVATFKGAIVKIKTFKLKNREMGIWIIACLAALVGLATQGVFDTVWFRPQINTLWWLLIGVIASNVRVMDN, encoded by the coding sequence ATGAATACAAGCGTCTCAAATCCCCTCAGCCTGTGGCGAAAAACAAGCCTTATCGGGAAAAGTGTCGGCTTACTTAGCAATTGGTATCCTACCAGTTATTTATTACAGTATTCAGAGGCGATCGCCTCTATCCTTATAGGTATATTAATAGTATTAGCCCCCTTTTCCAGCACCACCATGATGGGGATAATCCTAGTCGCCATTAGCGGTTTTTGGATTTTGCTTACCCTTGCCGAAGTCAAAACCAACCAAATCACCGCCATTCATCTGTGGATATTTTTCTACTGGTTAGCTTCCATCGTTTCCACCGCCTTCTCCCCCCTCAAAACCGCCTCTTTGTCGGGGTTGATCAAATTTAGCCTTTATCTAGTCTTTTTTGCCCTCTGTGCAAGGGTATTGAGTCATAAAAAATTCTTACAATGGATTACCACCACTTATCTCCTCGTTTCCCTTGTGGTTAGTGGCTATGGTATCAGACAACAATTTATAGGTGTAACACCCCTAGCTACATGGACAGATCCCACCTCTCCCAATGCAGAAGTAACGAGGGTTTATAGCTATCTTGGCAACCCTAATCTTTTGGGGGGTTACTTACTCCCCGCCGTTGCCCTTGGTTTGGGGGCGTTAATTTTATGGAAAACCAAAGCCCAAAAAGCCCTTGCGGTGGTTATTGTTGTTACTAACGTGGCTTGTATTTATTTTACGGGAAGTCGGGGGGCTTGGTTAGCCTTGATTGCCCTTGGTTTTACCTTTTTGGTGGCATTAAATTATTGGTGGGGAGAATACCTTTCTCCTTTTTGGCGTAAATGGTTAGTGCCGATAATTGTGGGTGCATTTTCCCTTTTTGTTATTACTGCCTTGATTGTCGTCGAACCTTTGAGATTAAGGATTTTGAGTATGTTTTCTTGGCGGGGGGATAGTAGCAATAATTTCCGTATCAATGTTTGGTATGCGGTGTTTCAAATGATGCGTGATTACCCCATAACGGGTATCGGTTTAGGTAATCAAGTTTTTAACCAGATTTATCCTCTCTATATGAGAACAAATTTTACTGCCCTTAGTTCCTATTCTATCTTTTTAGAAATTCCCCTCGAAACGGGCATTATCGGCATTAGTTTATTTATGGGGATTCTTGTGGCTACTTTCAAAGGTGCGATCGTCAAAATAAAAACATTTAAACTAAAAAATAGGGAAATGGGTATCTGGATAATTGCTTGTCTTGCCGCCTTGGTAGGTTTAGCCACCCAAGGGGTATTTGATACTGTCTGGTTTCGTCCACAAATTAATACTTTATGGTGGTTGTTAATTGGTGTAATTGCCAGTAACGTCAGGGTAATGGATAATTGA
- a CDS encoding HAD-superfamily hydrolase, subfamily IA, variant 3 (PFAM: haloacid dehalogenase-like hydrolase~TIGRFAM: haloacid dehalogenase superfamily, subfamily IA, variant 3 with third motif having DD or ED; epoxide hydrolase N-terminal domain-like phosphatase; haloacid dehalogenase superfamily, subfamily IA, variant 1 with third motif having Dx(3-4)D or Dx(3-4)E~COGs: COG1011 hydrolase (HAD superfamily)~InterPro IPR006402:IPR006439:IPR005833:IPR005834~KEGG: dfe:Dfer_5618 HAD-superfamily hydrolase, subfamily IA, variant 3~PFAM: Haloacid dehalogenase domain protein hydrolase~SPTR: Phosphatase YihX;~TIGRFAM: HAD-superfamily hydrolase, subfamily IA, variant 3; HAD-superfamily hydrolase, subfamily IA, variant 1) — MSLAIKYEELEAIIFDLGGVIIEVDMGYPYRYFAEHSSGDNDILIQDLRAIALSYEIGKIADQEFIEKVRETTKLDKTDEEIKTIWNGMLGQVPSELGELLYKIKQEKKTFILSNTNPIHIAEVEKRFQQSITQYPLNNLFDEIYYSHNIGLHKPDQNIYNYVIEKNNLNPQHTLFIDDNIHNVNSAKALGIQTIHMNPPMNLPAIMEIIDN; from the coding sequence ATGTCATTGGCGATAAAATACGAGGAATTAGAGGCAATTATTTTCGATTTGGGGGGGGTTATTATTGAGGTTGATATGGGCTACCCTTATCGCTATTTTGCAGAACATAGTTCGGGGGATAATGATATTTTAATTCAAGATTTAAGGGCGATCGCCCTTAGTTATGAAATAGGAAAAATAGCAGATCAAGAATTTATTGAAAAAGTAAGGGAAACTACTAAACTAGATAAAACAGACGAAGAGATCAAAACAATTTGGAATGGAATGTTAGGACAAGTGCCTTCAGAATTGGGAGAATTATTATATAAAATTAAACAAGAGAAAAAAACCTTTATTTTAAGTAATACAAATCCAATTCATATCGCAGAAGTAGAAAAAAGATTTCAACAATCTATTACTCAATATCCCCTCAACAATTTATTTGATGAAATATATTATTCCCATAATATAGGGTTACATAAACCAGATCAAAATATCTATAACTACGTCATCGAAAAAAATAATTTGAACCCTCAGCACACCCTCTTCATTGATGACAATATCCATAACGTGAATAGTGCCAAAGCATTAGGCATCCAAACCATTCATATGAATCCCCCCATGAATTTACCCGCAATCATGGAAATAATTGATAATTGA
- a CDS encoding alpha/beta hydrolase fold protein (COGs: COG0596 hydrolase or acyltransferase (alpha/beta hydrolase superfamily)~InterPro IPR000639:IPR000073~KEGG: cyh:Cyan8802_2155 alpha/beta hydrolase fold protein~PFAM: alpha/beta hydrolase fold~SPTR: Alpha/beta hydrolase fold protein), whose protein sequence is MKVIENKRKVGNVEWFFRSCYPVQETDKNPVFFLHGLPSQSFCWAEIMPFVAELGYSAIAPDWLGWGNSDKPDKRDFAYTPQAYIQALTEFIDAFEVEKISLVIQGFLATIGIQYALENPDKIDKLIILNSPLSTTAKLPWLIKQCGIPFLGDMVTQDPLFVDRTLEKGAGYVISDENLAYYRKPIVTSSLAGRTMVTIVKRMQFFDTMKTIEAGLKAWEKPCLIIWGVDDPWLSIEPVEAMVKENSHLTLKKLAEAKHYPQEHFSKEISPILVNFL, encoded by the coding sequence GTGAAAGTAATCGAAAATAAAAGAAAAGTGGGTAATGTAGAGTGGTTTTTCCGCTCTTGTTACCCAGTTCAAGAAACAGATAAAAACCCCGTTTTTTTCCTCCATGGTTTACCATCCCAGAGTTTTTGTTGGGCTGAAATTATGCCTTTTGTGGCTGAATTAGGCTACAGTGCGATCGCCCCTGATTGGTTAGGATGGGGCAACTCAGACAAGCCAGACAAAAGGGATTTTGCCTATACACCCCAAGCCTATATTCAAGCATTAACAGAATTTATTGATGCCTTTGAAGTGGAAAAAATTAGCTTAGTAATTCAGGGTTTTTTAGCCACCATTGGTATTCAATATGCCCTCGAAAATCCTGACAAAATTGATAAATTAATTATCTTAAATAGTCCCCTTTCTACCACTGCTAAATTACCATGGTTGATCAAACAATGTGGCATCCCTTTCCTTGGTGATATGGTAACTCAAGATCCCTTATTTGTCGATCGCACCTTAGAAAAAGGAGCAGGTTATGTGATTTCTGATGAAAATTTGGCTTACTATCGTAAACCCATTGTAACTTCTTCCTTGGCTGGTCGAACCATGGTTACTATCGTTAAAAGAATGCAGTTTTTCGATACCATGAAAACCATTGAAGCTGGGTTGAAAGCATGGGAAAAACCTTGTCTTATTATCTGGGGTGTGGATGATCCATGGTTAAGTATCGAACCTGTAGAAGCTATGGTAAAAGAAAATTCTCATCTGACTCTCAAGAAGTTGGCTGAGGCGAAACACTATCCCCAAGAGCATTTTTCTAAGGAAATTAGTCCTATTTTGGTTAACTTTTTGTAA
- a CDS encoding Radical SAM domain protein (PFAM: Radical SAM superfamily; B12 binding domain~COGs: COG1032 Fe-S oxidoreductase~InterPro IPR006638:IPR006158:IPR007197~KEGG: syp:SYNPCC7002_A0327 hypothetical protein~PFAM: Radical SAM domain protein; cobalamin B12-binding domain protein~SMART: Elongator protein 3/MiaB/NifB~SPTR: Putative uncharacterized protein), with the protein MKALLIYPIFPPTFWSYEKILELVNRKVLLPPLGLVTVAGILPQEWEFKLVDRNIRAVTEDEWAWADVVIMSAMIVQKDDLINQIKEAKKRNKLVAVGGPYPTSVPHELEEAGADFFILDEGEITLPMFVEAIERGDTAGVFRTTEKPDVTVTPIPRFDLLELDAYDSMSVQFSRGCPFQCEFCDIIVLYGRKPRTKTPEQLLKELDCLYELGWRRSVFMVDDNFIGNKRNVKLLLKALKEWQQEHQYPFRFNTEASVDLADDPELMELMVDCYFDAVFLGIETPDEESLAMTKKFQNTRSSLTEAVDKIIRTGLRPMAGFIIGFDGEEKGAGDRIVRFAEQVGIPTTTFAMLQALPNTALWHRLEKEGRLNTGKYGNINQTTLMNFVPTRPVEDIANEYVDAFWRLYDPHAYLDRAYRCFLKLGAPKAHPPAKLPSLVDLKALGIVLWRQGIKRDTRWKFWHHLFSIIKNNPGVWEHYLTLCAHNEHFLEYREIVKNDINAQLEEYLSNYRSPDEVMSDGEAMVA; encoded by the coding sequence ATGAAAGCTCTACTAATTTACCCAATTTTTCCCCCTACCTTTTGGTCTTATGAGAAAATTTTAGAATTGGTCAATCGCAAGGTATTATTGCCCCCCCTCGGCTTAGTTACCGTAGCAGGTATCCTGCCCCAAGAATGGGAGTTCAAGCTGGTAGATCGCAATATTAGAGCGGTTACAGAGGATGAATGGGCATGGGCTGATGTAGTAATTATGTCAGCAATGATTGTCCAAAAAGATGATTTGATCAACCAGATTAAGGAAGCGAAAAAAAGAAATAAGTTAGTGGCAGTGGGCGGCCCTTATCCTACCTCCGTACCCCATGAGTTGGAAGAGGCAGGGGCAGATTTCTTCATCTTAGATGAGGGAGAGATTACCTTACCCATGTTTGTGGAAGCCATCGAGAGGGGGGATACTGCGGGGGTATTTCGCACCACAGAAAAACCCGATGTTACGGTTACTCCTATTCCCCGTTTCGATTTGTTGGAATTGGATGCCTATGATTCTATGTCGGTACAATTTTCGAGGGGATGTCCTTTTCAGTGTGAATTTTGCGACATCATTGTTTTGTATGGACGTAAACCACGGACAAAAACCCCTGAACAGTTATTGAAGGAGTTGGATTGTCTCTACGAGTTGGGGTGGCGCCGTAGTGTGTTTATGGTAGATGATAATTTTATCGGTAATAAGCGCAATGTGAAACTGTTGTTAAAGGCACTGAAGGAATGGCAACAGGAACATCAGTATCCCTTCCGTTTCAATACCGAGGCTTCGGTGGATTTGGCCGATGATCCTGAATTGATGGAGTTGATGGTGGATTGTTATTTTGATGCGGTATTTTTGGGCATTGAAACCCCTGACGAGGAAAGTTTGGCAATGACTAAGAAGTTTCAAAATACCCGTAGCTCTTTGACTGAGGCGGTGGATAAAATTATCCGTACAGGGTTGCGTCCTATGGCTGGTTTTATCATTGGTTTTGATGGCGAGGAAAAGGGTGCGGGCGATCGCATCGTACGATTTGCCGAACAGGTGGGCATTCCCACCACTACCTTTGCCATGTTACAGGCATTACCCAATACCGCCTTATGGCATCGTTTGGAAAAAGAAGGTCGTTTGAATACAGGGAAATATGGCAATATTAACCAAACTACCCTGATGAACTTTGTACCCACTCGCCCCGTAGAAGACATCGCCAATGAATATGTAGATGCTTTTTGGCGACTTTATGATCCCCATGCTTATTTAGATCGAGCCTACCGTTGTTTCCTCAAGCTAGGGGCGCCTAAAGCTCATCCCCCTGCCAAGTTACCTAGTTTAGTGGATCTCAAGGCGTTAGGCATTGTGCTATGGCGCCAAGGCATTAAAAGGGATACCCGTTGGAAATTTTGGCATCACCTCTTTAGCATTATCAAAAACAATCCGGGGGTATGGGAACATTACCTAACTCTATGCGCCCATAATGAGCATTTCTTGGAGTATCGGGAAATTGTCAAAAATGATATTAATGCCCAATTAGAAGAGTATTTGAGTAATTATCGTTCCCCTGATGAGGTGATGAGTGATGGTGAAGCCATGGTGGCATAG